The Hemibagrus wyckioides isolate EC202008001 linkage group LG15, SWU_Hwy_1.0, whole genome shotgun sequence genome window below encodes:
- the LOC131366029 gene encoding aquaporin-4 isoform X1, producing the protein MNLQEELRNPKFWRGILAEMMGSLVFVSVVLGSSLSGHESVSSGPLYPALAAGMAAVGLGHCFRKISGAQVNPALTLALLATRKLDALKAVVYVFAQCLGATVGAWILYMVLPLKSAAKIYVNKVPMEGNAGQALGMEILVTFQLVFTIFSVEDQRKSEDCEPGNLAIGCSLSAGIFTAGRISGGSMNPARSLGPAIIVGYWEHHWVYWIGPVLGAVLAAVAHEFFFAPSASRQKLVSCLTCRDIEILETASVSRSSLSTITQTAVRAKQSDKLDHS; encoded by the exons ATGAATCTACAGGAG GAGTTGAGAAACCCCAAGTTTTGGAGGGGCATACTGGCAGAGATGATGGGCTCTCTGGTCTTTGTATCAGTTGTGTTAGGCTCTTCACTTTCAGGGCATGAGAGTGTCTCTTCTGGACCACTGTACCCAGCACTGGCAGCAGGTATGGCAGCAGTTGGTCTAGGACATTGCTTTAGAAAGATCAGTGGTGCACAG GTGAATCCTGCATTAACTTTGGCCTTATTAGCTACACGGAAACTGGATGCTCTAAAGGCCGTGGTCTATGTGTTTGCTCAGTGTTTAGGAGCCACTGTAGGAGCTTGGATACTCTACATGGTCCTACCCTTAAAATCAGCAGCTAAGATCTATGTCAACAAG GTACCAATGGAGGGAAATGCAGGGCAGGCTCTGGGGATGGAGATACTTGTCACCTTTCAATTGGTGTTTACCATCTTCTCAGTGGAGGATCAGCGAAAGAGTGAGGATTGTGAACCTGGCAATTTGGCGATTGGCTGCTCCCTTAGTGCAGGGATTTTCACTGCA GGTAGAATTTCTGGAGGCAGCATGAACCCTGCTAGGTCTCTTGGTCCTGCAATTATAGTTGGATACTGGGAACACCACTGG GTGTATTGGATTGGGCCAGTGTTGGGTGCTGTATTAGCTGCCGTGGCTCATGAATTCTTTTTCGCTCCAAGTGCCTCGAGGCAGAAGTTGGTGTCCTGTCTCACCTGTAGGGACATTGAGATATTAGAGACAGCCAGCGTGTCCCGTTCATCTTTATCAACCATCACACAGACAGCTGTGAGGGCCAAGCAAAGCGACAAACTTGACCACAgctga
- the LOC131366029 gene encoding aquaporin-4 isoform X2: MNLQEELRNPKFWRGILAEMMGSLVFVSVVLGSSLSGHESVSSGPLYPALAAGMAAVGLGHCFRKISGAQCLGATVGAWILYMVLPLKSAAKIYVNKVPMEGNAGQALGMEILVTFQLVFTIFSVEDQRKSEDCEPGNLAIGCSLSAGIFTAGRISGGSMNPARSLGPAIIVGYWEHHWVYWIGPVLGAVLAAVAHEFFFAPSASRQKLVSCLTCRDIEILETASVSRSSLSTITQTAVRAKQSDKLDHS; encoded by the exons ATGAATCTACAGGAG GAGTTGAGAAACCCCAAGTTTTGGAGGGGCATACTGGCAGAGATGATGGGCTCTCTGGTCTTTGTATCAGTTGTGTTAGGCTCTTCACTTTCAGGGCATGAGAGTGTCTCTTCTGGACCACTGTACCCAGCACTGGCAGCAGGTATGGCAGCAGTTGGTCTAGGACATTGCTTTAGAAAGATCAGTGGTGCACAG TGTTTAGGAGCCACTGTAGGAGCTTGGATACTCTACATGGTCCTACCCTTAAAATCAGCAGCTAAGATCTATGTCAACAAG GTACCAATGGAGGGAAATGCAGGGCAGGCTCTGGGGATGGAGATACTTGTCACCTTTCAATTGGTGTTTACCATCTTCTCAGTGGAGGATCAGCGAAAGAGTGAGGATTGTGAACCTGGCAATTTGGCGATTGGCTGCTCCCTTAGTGCAGGGATTTTCACTGCA GGTAGAATTTCTGGAGGCAGCATGAACCCTGCTAGGTCTCTTGGTCCTGCAATTATAGTTGGATACTGGGAACACCACTGG GTGTATTGGATTGGGCCAGTGTTGGGTGCTGTATTAGCTGCCGTGGCTCATGAATTCTTTTTCGCTCCAAGTGCCTCGAGGCAGAAGTTGGTGTCCTGTCTCACCTGTAGGGACATTGAGATATTAGAGACAGCCAGCGTGTCCCGTTCATCTTTATCAACCATCACACAGACAGCTGTGAGGGCCAAGCAAAGCGACAAACTTGACCACAgctga